The Aeromonas veronii genome includes the window CAGTCGCCATTGCGGGCTCATGACGATATCCCCGTAACCCAGGGTGGCGAAGTTGACCGCGGAGTGATAGACGGCGTCGTGCAGGGTGGAGAACTCCCCCAGCCAGAGGAAGAGCCCCCCCCAGATGGCGATCTGGGCCAGGTTGCCCAGCATCACCAGAGTGATGATGCCAAACAGCGCCAACACCCCGGCGACGATGCCTTCCCGCTCGCCAAAGCGTCTGAAATAGAAGCGGATGCACCAGACCGATACCAGGGATTGCAGCAGCATGTTGGCCAGGATCACCGGGATCCCGACCAGAAAGATGGTCAACATATCACTCTCCAACGGGTTGCTCTGCCAGGGGGCGGCCGACCGGCCACCGCTGCTCGAACAGCCAGATACAGCACCAGCCGTAGCCAGCCACCAACAGATAGAGGCCGCAGCGCATCGCCGCCGCGAGCCAGACATCCTTGCCCGCCGCGCTGTCTTCGATGGCCGGGCCGAACAAAATGATCGCCGTGATCCAGGCATTGCTCCAGAACGAGGGCGGGAAGCGGGTCGGTGTCAGCCCCAGCAGTCGCCGCGCCAGCCAGAGGGTCATCAGGGCCAGCATCAGCATCAACATCAGCAATGACGGCCAGATGCCGAGCCCCATCCAGAGCGCAAAGGCCAGCAGGGCCCCCATCAGGGTCGAGCCCAACAACTCCTTGCCCGCCGCTTTGGCGCTGAGGGCGCTGCTCTGCTGGCCCAGGGCCACCGTCTTCATCACGGCGGGAATGTAGAAGGCGGGATTGCCGAGGGCCAGCAGCCAGACCGGCAGCACTATGATGACAGCGCGCAGCGCCAGCCGCTCTGGATGCTCCGGGGAGGCGGGCCTGGGCCTTGGGGCGGACTCTGTCGCCGGTATGGGTGGAAACAGGCGATGAGCCAGGGCGTTGACCAGGGCCCCCACCAGGATCCCCACCGCCATCATCTGGGCGATGGCGATGGCAAGTCGCTGCTCGATGAGGCCGGCCACCGGGATCACCGTGATGGCCATGATGAGCAGCATGGAGGCCACCCCCTTGCCCGCCATCCCCTGCAGCATCAGCAAATAGAGCAGCAGGGTGACGAGCAGCACGGCCGCCGGGGCGTAGTGGGTCAGCAGGGGCACCAGCAGCACGCCCCCCATCATCACGACCATCAGCAAAAGGCCACCCACCAATCCCTTCTGTAAGCACAGGGGGTCTCCCGGGCGGCACAACACCACCCAGGCCATGATGAGTCCAAGGTGGGGCATGGGCAGGGCGAGTCCGTA containing:
- a CDS encoding ion channel; this encodes MLTIFLVGIPVILANMLLQSLVSVWCIRFYFRRFGEREGIVAGVLALFGIITLVMLGNLAQIAIWGGLFLWLGEFSTLHDAVYHSAVNFATLGYGDIVMSPQWRLLGPLEAVNGALMIGLSGACMLAVLQHHVRKQFPR